Proteins from one Fragaria vesca subsp. vesca linkage group LG6, FraVesHawaii_1.0, whole genome shotgun sequence genomic window:
- the LOC101303247 gene encoding uncharacterized protein LOC101303247, with protein sequence MYATIISEPVGGLPAPESQAAAAPKLNPQSEIESAKCECCGLTEECTPAYIEHVRERNMGHWICGLCSEAIKDEIVRSERLLSTEEAMATHMNFCMKFKASGPPLNPTIHLISAMTKILRRSLDSPRGSSSTPSTPMRMGGRPGLTRSGSCFPALTGVE encoded by the coding sequence ATGTATGCAACTATAATCAGTGAACCAGTGGGAGGTCTACCAGCCCCAGAAAGTCAAGCAGCAGCAGCCCCAAAGCTCAATCCCCAATCAGAGATTGAGTCTGCAAAGTGTGAATGCTGTGGGCTCACAGAGGAGTGCACCCCTGCCTATATTGAACATGTCCGGGAGAGAAACATGGGCCATTGGATTTGTGGGTTGTGTTCTGAGGCTATTAAAGATGAGATTGTGAGGTCTGAGAGGCTACTTAGCACTGAAGAAGCCATGGCTACACATATGAACTTCTGCATGAAGTTTAAGGCATCCGGCCCTCCTCTGAACCCTACTATTCATTTGATATCTGCCATGACAAAGATTCTCCGGCGCAGTTTGGACTCTCCGAGGGGCTCGAGTTCGACTCCGAGTACTCCCATGAGGATGGGTGGCCGCCCGGGGCTTACCAGGTCCGGGAGTTGCTTTCCTGCCCTGACCGGCGTAGAGTGA